In Azospirillum thermophilum, the sequence CCGAAGTCGGGCTTTTCCGGCACAAGGGCCTCCAGCAGGCGGCGGACCAGCTCGAAATCCGCGGGTTCGTCGACGCACCAGCGCTGCGGCGGGCCATCGGGCGCCGGGGCCGGGCGCAGCGGCTCCGCAATGCGGAAGCGGTCCGGGCGGCGGTAGATGTAGGGGGTGACATGCTCCCGCTCCGCCGGGTCGGTCGCCTGCGCCGCAGCCTCGTCCAGGGCGGCGCGGGTGAAGACCTCGGCATCGAGGCCGCGCGGAAAGCGGCTGGTGTCGATGGACCGGTAGTCGGCGGCGGGGCCGGCGACGAAGCCGCCGACCAGTTCGTCCACCAGCGCCGGGTCGATCAGCGGGCAGTCGGAGGTGACGCGGACCACCAGATCCGCCCCGGCCATCGCCGCCGCTCCGGCGAAGCGCGACAGCACGTCCTGCTCGCTGCCGCGGAAAACCGGCAGGCCAAGCGCACGCCCCGCCCGCTCGACCGGATCGTCGGTGCGGTTGACCGTCGTCGCCAGAACCACGGCGTCCAGGGTCCCGCAGCGCCGCAGCCGCTCAAGATGATGGGCCAGCAGGCTCTTGCCGGCGGCCTCCAGCAGGATCTTGCCCGGCAGGCGGGTCGAGGTCATGCGCGCCTGCGAGATGCAGACGATCCGGGGCCGGCGGTCCCTCATCGCCCGGTCTCCTCCGGCGCCAGCATGTCCCAGCGCAACGGCTCGCCGCGGCGCAGCGGCCGGGCGGCGCGGCGCCCCAGAACGGCCGGGAGATGCTTGGGTTCAAGGCCGAAGCCGGGCCGGATGGAGCGGACATTGCCCACCGTCAGCGGTTCCCCCGCCGCGATATCGGCTGTCACGTAGAGTGAGCGGCGGTAGGAACGGCCGCCCGCCTCGCTCGGCTCGACGCCGTAATGGACGCGCCCCAGCGCCGCCCAGGCGGTCCGCGCCGCCTCGGCCATCGCCTTGAACTCCGCCGGCTCCAGGGAGAAGGCGCTGTCGACCCCGCCGTCGGCGCGGGACAGGGTGAAGTGCTTCTCGATGATCGTCGCCCCCTGCGCCACCGCCGCCACCGGAACCGCAACGCCATGGGTGTGATCAGACAGGCCGGTGGTGACGCCGAACGCCTCCGCCAGATGGGGAATGGTGCGCAGGTTGCACTCCTCCGGCGGGGTCGGGTAGCCGCTGACGCAATGGAGAAGGGCGAGCGGGACGTCACCCGCCGCCTCCACCCCCTCGGCGATTTCGCCCAGCGTGGCAAGGCCGGTGGAGAGGATCAGCGGCCTGCCCGAGCGGGCGGCGCGGCGGATCAGCGGCAGGTCGATCAGCTCGAAGGACGCGATCTTGAAGGCCGGCGCGTCGAGCTCCTCCAGCAGGGCCACCGCCGTCTCGTCGAAGGGGGAGCTGAAGATGGCGAGACCGAGTTCACGGGCGCGCGCGAACAGCGGCGCGTGCCAGTCCCAGGGAGTATGCGCCTCGCGATAGAGGTCGTGCAGGGTGCGGCCGGCCCACAGCCCTCCCTCCAGCCGGAAACCCGGGCCGTCATGGTCGATGGTGATGGTGTCGGCGGTGTAGGTCTGCAGCTTCACCGCATCCGCCCCCGCCTCCTTCGCCGCCTCCACCAGCGCGAGCGCCCGCGACAGGTCGCCATTGTGGTTGCCCGACAGCTCGGCGATCAGGTAGGGCGGGTGGCCGGGGCCGATGGGACGGCCGGCGATCTCGAGGGCGGCGGGCTGGGACACGGGATGCACCGGGCTCCTTGGGACGAATCATCTGTGTGCCGGCAGCTTGCCACAAATCCCTGAAGGAAGGTTAATTTCCGCCGCCATACAGCAGGCCCCGCGCCTCCTCGCCATAGGCCAGCAGACGCTCGACGCAGCGCTGGCGGTCGCCGATCTCGGCGAAGCGGGCACGCGCCTCGTCCGATGCCGCCGCGCACACCTGCGGATCGGCGAAGAGGGTTGCGGCGCGCGTGACATAGGCGTCCCGGTCGGGGACACAGAAGGCCGGACCGGCGACGCTTGCCGCGTCGCCCCAGGCGAAGGTGACCACCGGCACACCCTCGGCCAGCGCATAGGCGGCACCGCCACCGCCGCCCTGGCGGGCCGGGTTGAGGAAGGCTTGGCAGCCGCGGTACAGCCCGCGGATGTCGTTCACATGGCCCAGCGTCACCACGCGCCCGCCATGGCGCATCGCCTTGAGACGCTCCGGCATCTCCTTCACCTCGCCGGCGAAGGCGGCAAGGGCGCCGGGGCAGCGGTCGAGGATGTCGTCCAGCAGGCCGAGGAACTCCGGCCCCGCCTCCAGATCCAGCCGCGTGCCGACCACGGCGAAGACGAAGGGCGCCCCGGCCAGCCCGGCGACCGCGACCTGCCCCGCCGTCGGCGGCAGCGTGTAGCCGAAGGTGAAGGGCCGGAAGCGGCGGGCGAACGGGCCGCGGTAGAGCGCCGGTATGGCGGCCGTATGGTCCCGCTCGTCGAAGCCGAGAACGATCTGCGCCAGCGAGATGGTGATCCCGGACGTGGTGGGGATGCAGACCACCGGCCGGGCGCCGGCCTCGGCGAACAGGTCGGCCACGACGTTCGATCCGCCGAAGGACACGATCAGGTCGGGGTCGTAGCCGTCCACCGCCTGGACGATCGCCGTCAGCTTGTCCTGCGAGAAGGCCGGGTCGGTGAAGGAGGCGACCTTCACCCGCCGACCGAACATCTGCAGGGCGAAGACCCCCTCATACTCCGCCACCGACTCCGCGATCATCGGCGGGATGAACAGGGCCTCCACGCGTCCCGGCAGGGTGTTGCAGTTGATGATGGCGACCTCCAGCCCGAACTCGTCCTGCATGCGGCTGGCGAAGTCGAAGCAGTCGCGCGTCGGCTGGTGACGGTCGTTGGTGAACTGGTTGGTCACCACCGCGACGCGGCGGATCGGGCCATCGCGGCGGGCCGGCCGCTGCGGCGCGAGGTCCCAACGCCGGGCGATCGACCGCACCATCGCCTCGTAGAAGCGGTAGAGGTCGCAGGGCACGAAGCTCACCGCCTTTTCCGGCGAGGCGGCGCCGAGGAACAGCTGCCGGGTCAGGCACCAGTAGGCATAGTGCAGCAGCTCCGGCGCCACGCTGTCGCCGCCCAGCAGCAGGTAATGCAGGATCCGTTCGTAATGGTAGAGATCGCCGGTCAGCTGGAAGAGGACGGAGTGCAGCCGCACCGTGTCGCCGGTCGGCGCCTCGCGCCGCAGCCGGTCGGCGATGGCCAGCCGCGCCGGCTCGTCGAGGTCGCGGCGCATCGCCTCGCACAGCCGGGCGAAGCGGTTGATCTTGTCGGCATCGAACTGACGGTCGGTGAGCAGGGTCATCAGCTCGGCGACCTTGGCGTCAACCCCCTCGGACATGCTGTTCCTCCGCCCTTGTGCGTTCAGGTCATAGCCGCCCGCGCACCACCGCTTCAAGGGCATCGCGCATCGCCGCGACGACCGGGGACCAGTCGCCGGGCGCCGGCTGGCGGAACAGGCGCGCGGTCGGATACCAGGGACTGTCCGACCGGTCGAGCAGCCAGCGCCAGTCCGGCGTGTGCGACAGCATCACCCAGACCGGCCGCCCCAGCGCGCCGGCCAGATGCGCCGGGGCGGTGCAGGAGGAGATGACGAGGTCGAGCCCGGCCATCACCGCCGCGGTGTCGGCGAAATCCCCGATCTCTGCGCCGAGGTCGGTGAAGGAGGCCGGCATCGCCTCCCCCAGCAGGGCCAGCCGCCCCGCCCCCACCTGCAGCCCGTAGAACCGGCAGCCCGGCTGTGCCAGCAGCGGCCGCAGCACCTCCAGCCCCGGCGAGCGCTCGCGATCCCCGGCGAAGCCGGGATTGCCGGCCCAGACCAGCCCGACCCGCAGGGGTCTTCCGCCGGGGTCCGCGTCGGCCAACCGGTCCGCCCAGCGGGCGGTCCGCTGGGGATCGGCCTGCAGGTAGGGCACCCGCGCCGGAATGTCCGGCAGGCCATGGCCGAAGGCGCGCGGCAGGCTGAGCAACGGACAGTGCAGGTCGAAGGGCGGCAGCGGGTCGCCGCTCACCACGACCTGCGACACGCCCTCGACGCTGCCGAACAGGGCGGCGAGATCGGCGCCGGTCTCCACCACCACACGGGCACCGCGCGCCGCCACCAGCGGGGCGTAGCGGATGAACTGGATGGCGTCGCCCCTGCCCTGCTCCTCGTGCAGCAGGATGGTGCGGCCGGCGATGGGCCCGCCGCTCCACAGCGGCTGGGTGAAGCCCCGCGGCTTGGTCGGGAAACCGGGGGTGCGCCAGCGGGACTCGTAATCCTCCCACCCCTCGCGGCAGCGGCCGGCCAGCAGGCTGGTCAAGCCGCGGTTCCACCGCTGCTCCGCGGCGGCCGGAGCGGCGGCGACCGCCCGGTCGTGCAGGCGCAACGCCTCGTCCAGCCGGTGGGCGTCCCGGTACAGCAGGGCGCGCAGCCCGACCTGCTGCGGGCCGGCCGGGTTCAACGACAGGGCCCGTTCGACGGCAAGCCCGCGACCGCCCGCTGCCCCCGCTCCGCCGCCGCGATGGCCAGGGCGGTCCAGCGGTTGGGATGCTCCGGGTCGAGGCGGAGGGCGCGGCGGTAACAGGGCAGCGGGTCCGCGGCCCCCCGCTGGCGCCAGCGGACGACCCCCAGAAGCTCCAGCACATCCACCGCCGCCGGGTCGAGGGCCAGGGCCGCCGCGAGCTGCCGCGCCGCCTCCGCCCACCGCCCGCCATCGCACAACGCGCGGGCGGCGTTCAGCCGGACCTGCGGATCCAGCGGATCGAGGGCGGCGGCCTGACGCAGAACCGCGATGCTCTCTTCATCGCCGGCACGCTGGAGCGCGACGCCGAGCTGGTGCCAAGCCGGGGCATGGTCGGGGCGCAGCCGGACCGCATGGCGCAGGCAGCGGACCGCGTCTTCGCCACGGCCGGTCTGCCGCAGCAGCGCGCCGGCCTGCAGCCACGCCTCCGCCAGATCGGGCTGGAGAAGGGCGGTGTGGAGGAAAGCAGCGATTGCGGCGGACCGCCGGCCGAGGTCGCGCTCCAGCCCCGCCAGGACGAAGGCCACCTCCGGCGCATCCGGGCACAGCCGCAAGGCCTCGCGATAGGCCGCGGCGGCCTCGGCCGGCCGGCCCGCGGCGCGGTGGGCCTTGCCGAGATTGACGCGGCTCTCCGGATGGTCGGGGCGCGCCGCGACGGCACGGTCCAGCAGCGCCACGGCCTCGTCCAGCCGGCCGGTCTGGGCGCGCAGCAGGCCGAAGAGATGCAGCGTGTCGGGATGGTCGGGGACGGCGTCCAGGATGGCGGCATAGATCCGCTCCGCCTCCACCGTCCGGCCGCCGAGATGATGGTCGAGCGCCAGGGACAGGGCTTCCTGCACCGTCGCCATGGCGCCGCCTATCGCAGTCCGGACAGCAGGGCCTGCGCGATCCTCACCGCCCCCTCGCCATCCAGCGGCAGCGCCATCGCCTTCTCCGCCATCGCGCGGCGGCGGTCCGGATCGCGCCACAGGCGCATCGCCGCGGCGACGATCAGGGGCACGGCGTCAGGACCGCGGCCATCCACCGCCTCGCACCAGCCGAGCGCCGCCGACCCTGCGCTGGCCGGCGCCTGGTTGTCGGCGATCACCACCAGCAGGGTCGGCACCGCCATCAGGGCCAGTTCGCCCTGGGTGCCGCCGCCGGCCGACACGGCAAGGCCCGATCCCGCCATCACGGCGCCCATCCGGGTCGAATCGACCTCCACCGTCACCGGCGCTTCCAGCCGCTCCGCCAGCCCCAGCAAATCAGCCACCCGCGGGTTGCTGCCGCCGACGACCGCCAGGATGCGGCAGCCCTCCGGCCGCTCCGCCGCCAGCCCCTCCAGCACGGGGCCGGTCAGCCCCAGCGGATCGGAGCCGCCGAAGGTGAGAAGAAGGGTCCTCCGCTCCGCCATCGGCGGACGCGGCCGGGCGGCGGCCAGACGGATCTCCCGCCGGAAGGGAACATGGGCGGGGCCGAGCAGCAGACCGGCGCCGGGCGCCAGCCGGTCGTAGGGAAGCCGCTCCGCCTGGGGGGCGGGATTGACGACCAGATCGGCATGGAGCGGCGGCCCGTCGGCCAGGTCGTCCCAGGCTAGCACCCGCGCGCCCGACGCCTTGAGCCCGGCGCGATAGTCGTCGCCGAAGCCGTAGCCGTCGATCATCACCGCCGCTGCGCCGTCCCGCCGCAGCGCGGCCCGGGTGGCGGCAAGATCGCCGGCATCGCCGATCGGACCGGGAACCATGATGCGGCCGATCCCGGCGGCGGCCAGACGGGCGTCGATGGCCGGCGTGCTTTCGGCCATGGCGAACTGGATGCGGCAGCCCTGCCCGCGCAGCACCTCGGCCACCGCGAGACAGCGCATGACGTGCCCCGTGCCGATGGCGGCGGAGGCGTCGGCACGGACGAGGACGGTCGTCACGGCTCCCGCCCGCCGGCTGCGGCAGCACTTTCCGGAGCGCCGAGGTCGACGAAGCGCGCCTTCGCGACATGGGCGTGCAGGGAGCCCGGCGGCGCCTTGGCCAGCACGTCATGCTCCAGCGACGCGACGCCCGCGGCGGCGATGCCGTCGAGGAAGGCGGCTGAAAACAGATAGACGCCGGCACTGATGGTCCCGGGTCCCGGCGCCTTGCCGAGAAAGGCGCGCAGCCGGCCGTCCGGCCCGACGTCCACCCGTTCGTGCCGGGCGGCATCCTCCACCGCGACGCAGAGCAGCGACGCCTCCGCCCCCGACAGCCGGTGGAAGGCGACGAAGGCGCGGAGATCGGCATCGAGAAAGGTGTCGCCGTTCATCACCAGCACGGGGTTGGAGCGCAGCTCGCTCCGCACATAGCCGAGCGCGCCGGCGGTTCCCAGCGGGCTGGGCTCGATCTCGCACACCACGTCCATGCTGCCGGTCGGACCGCCCCGCGCCAGCCAGGCGGTCACCCGGTCGGCCTGGTCGCCCAGGCATAGCACGACGCGCCGCGCACCGAACTTGCCGAGATGGTCCAGGAGATGGCCGAGGAAGGCGCGGCCCGCCACCGGGGCCAGCACCTTCGGCGTTCCGCCGGTGACGCCGCGAAGCCGGCTGCCCAGGCCGCCGGCCAGCACCGCGACGTCGATGTTCGCCAGAACCTCCTCAGACCGCACCGAAGGCCCTTTCCTCTGCCTCGCGCCGCGGGAGCGCACCCCGCGCGGACTGATGACATATTCGCAAAAGGGGGCCCGGCGGAAGCCCAAAACGGCGGTGCCGCGGACAATTCGTTGCAATCCGGCGGCGGCATTGCCCGGGGCGGCTCGAACAGCCGGTCTCCCGGCGCAGTGGCCGGGCCGGTGATGACCGGAAGGGAGACCTTCAGACGAACAGGCTGAAGCTGCCCATCAGTTTCTGCGTGCCGGTCTGGCCGGTGGGAATGGACTTCAGAGAACTCATCGCCGAGTTCAGCCCGTCGAGCATTGCCTGCTGCCCGGTCGAAAGCTGGAAGGGACTGTCGCCCTTCCTCGGATTCTTGGCGACGGTGTCGTAGTCCTGGGTATAGCCGCCCATGCTGAACTGGATCGCGTAGTTCTTCGCCGTCTTCGCCGACTCGCCCTTCTCGCGGGTGACGCGCACGGTGTAGTCGCCGCGGTCCAGCGCCAGGTTGCCTTGCAGAAGCTCCTTGTAGGAGTCGTAGGACTTGCCGCTGGTCTTGTCGCTGTCGGCCACCACCACGCCCAGCTTCGACATAAGCTGGACCCGGACCCCGCTGTCGCCGATCTGCCCCATCGTCGCCTCCCCCTTGGTGGTGACGCGGAACTTGTAGAAGTCGACATTGTCGCCCGGGCTCAGCCCGCCGATCACGTTGAGGCGCGTGACGTTCTTCGACAGGACGCCGATGTCGGTGGCGAACATCCGGCTGTCGGAGGAGGATTTGCGGACGGTCTTCTGGAAGTTCTGCGCATTGGCGGCAGCGGCGGCTTCCGCCTCCTTCTGCGCCTTCATGCGTTCGACCGCGGCGCCGACGGATTTGTTCAGGTCCGACACCAATTGGCCGAGGCCAACATCGTCCGCCATCGCATCCTCCATCCCGTTGGGCGCCGACCCGCGCCGTGCCACATTCCGACACCTCCCTGTGTAGGGCGAGTGTCGTTAATCCTTCATTAATACCTGCGGCCGGGCCGGCAAAATATGCCGGCCGAGCCACCCTGCCCCGGAATACATGCACGATGCGTGCCGCCTGGCGGCCGGAGCCCGGGCATTTCCTGCTTGCGACTCTGTCGCAGCCTGATGTAGGAGCATCTTGCGTCGTCGCGAAGGCATGGCGCCGTAAGCGTTACCGTCATTCAACGCACCAACGGAACCCGCCGCCGGCGCGGTGCCCTGGTGCGTGAGCGACCAGCGCGACCGGCACGGGAACGAGAGAGACGCAAGACATGCCTTACGATCACCCCGACACCCGCCCTGTCCGCCGCAAGCTGCCGGCGCGCTATGCCGCGATCGTCATGCCCCTGGTGCTGTCGGTCTTGATGACCTGCATCGTCTCGGCAATCTCGACCCTGCGCGGGGTCGGCATGGTGGACGGCGTCCACGTGATGTGGCTGCAGGCCTGGGGCCTGTCCTGGCTGGTTGCCTTCCCGACCCTGCTGCTGGTCCTTCCTCTGGTCCGCCGGATCGTCGGAATGGTGGTGGAGACGCCCTGAGGCGTCTCCCTCCCCGGCACCGCCGGCCGAAGCGACGGCTCAGTCCTCGCCGGCCGGCACCGGCGGCCGCGGCGCCCCGTTGACCGGGGCGGCGAGCTGGGCGTCCACCACCGCCACCGCGGTCATGTTCACCAGGCCGCGGGTGGTCACCGACGGGGTCACGATGTGGACCGGGCGGGCGACGCCCAGCAGCATCGGACCGACATTCTGCGCGTCGCCCAGGATCTTCATCATGTTGAAGGCGATGTTGGCGGCGTCCAGCGTCGGCATCACCAGCAGGTTGGCCTCGCCCTTCAGGCGGCTGTCGGGCAGCACGCCCTTGCGGATGGGCTCCGACAGGGCGGCGTCGGCATGCATCTCGCCGTCGATCTCCAGGTCGGGCATTTCCGCCGTGGCCAGCGCATAGGCCGTCCGCATCTTGCGCGCCGACGGGGTGTCGGCGCTGCCGAAGTTGGAGTGGGAGAGCAGCGCCACCTTCGGCTCGATGCCGAAGCGCCGCACCTCCTCCGCCGCCAGCCGGGCGATCTCCGCCACCTGCTCGGCGGTCGGATCGACGTTGACGTAGGTGTCGGCGATGAAGTGGACGCCGCGCTGCGAGATCAGGGCGTTCATGGCCGCCGCCACCTTCACGCCCTTGCGCAGCCCGATGATGTCCATGATGTGGCCGAAATGGTCGCCGTAACGGCCGGCGATGCCGCAGACCATGGCGTCGGCCTCGCCGCGGCGGACCATGAGGGCGCCGAAGACGATGGGCTGGGTGCGCACCACGTTGGCGGCGTGGGCGGGCGACACGCCGCGGCGGCCCATGATCTGCCGGTAGATTTCCGCATAGTTGTGGTAGCGGAGGTCGCGGATGATCTCGATCACCTCGACGTCCTGGCCGACCTTCAGCCGCAGCCCCATCTCGGCGATGGTGCGTTCGATCACCTCGCGGCGGCCGATCAGCACGGGCTGCGCGATCCCGTCATCCACCACCACCTGGGCGCAGCGGATCACCCGCGGATCCTCGCCCTCGGCATAGACGACGCGCTTGGGCGCCGTCTTCGCCTTGGTGATGACCGGCTTCATGAAGAGGCCGGAGCGGATGACATACTGGCCGAGCTGGTCGCGGTAGGCGCGGAAATCGACGATCGGCCGGGTGGCGACGCCGGACTCCATGGCCGCCTTGGCGACCGCCGAGGACACCTCGATGATCAGCCGCGGATCGAAGGGCTTCGGCAGGATGTAGTCCGGGCCGAAGCGCAGCGATTCCCCGACATAGGCGGCGGCCACCACGTCCGACGGCTCCGCCCGCGCCAGGCTGGCGACCGCGTGGGTGGCGGCGATCTTCATCTCCTCGTTCACCGTCGTGGCGCCGACGTCGAGCGCGCCGCGGAAGATGAAGGGGAAGCACAGCACGTTGTTGACCTGGTTCGGGAAGTCGGACCGGCCGGTCGCGATGATCGCGTCGGGCCGCGCCTCGCGCGCCAGATCGGGCATGATCTCCGGCTCCGGATTGGCCAGCGCCAGGATCAGCGGCTTGTCGGCCATGCGGGCCAGCAGTTCCGGCTTCAGGACCTTCGGACCCGACAGGCCGAGGAAGATGTCCGCCCCGTCGATCACGTCGGCCAGGACGCGCGCCTCGGTTTCCTGCGCATAGGCGTCCTTGTAGGGGTTCATCTCCTCGTTGCGGCCCTTGTGGACGACGCCGACGCGGTCGACCAGCCAGACATTCTCGCGCCGGATGCCCAGCCCGACCAGCAGGTCGAGGCAGGCGATGCCCGCCGCCCCGCCGCCGGTCGACACCACCTTGACCGTGCCGATGTCCTTGCCGACCAGGGCGAGGCCGTTCAGCACCGCGGCCCCCACCACGATGGCGGTGCCGTGCTGGTCGTCGTGGAAGACCGGGATCTTCATCCGCTCACGGCAGCGCCGCTCGA encodes:
- a CDS encoding sugar phosphate nucleotidyltransferase, yielding MRSEEVLANIDVAVLAGGLGSRLRGVTGGTPKVLAPVAGRAFLGHLLDHLGKFGARRVVLCLGDQADRVTAWLARGGPTGSMDVVCEIEPSPLGTAGALGYVRSELRSNPVLVMNGDTFLDADLRAFVAFHRLSGAEASLLCVAVEDAARHERVDVGPDGRLRAFLGKAPGPGTISAGVYLFSAAFLDGIAAAGVASLEHDVLAKAPPGSLHAHVAKARFVDLGAPESAAAAGGREP
- a CDS encoding NADP-dependent malic enzyme, whose amino-acid sequence is MSGDFDAMALEYHRNPKPGKLGIVATKPMANQRDLALAYSPGVAVASTAIADDPTQAAELTARANLVAVVTNGTAVLGLGDIGPLAAKPVMEGKAVLFKKFAGIDCFDIELNEKDVDGLVDTIVRLEPTFGAINLEDIAAPACFEIERRCRERMKIPVFHDDQHGTAIVVGAAVLNGLALVGKDIGTVKVVSTGGGAAGIACLDLLVGLGIRRENVWLVDRVGVVHKGRNEEMNPYKDAYAQETEARVLADVIDGADIFLGLSGPKVLKPELLARMADKPLILALANPEPEIMPDLAREARPDAIIATGRSDFPNQVNNVLCFPFIFRGALDVGATTVNEEMKIAATHAVASLARAEPSDVVAAAYVGESLRFGPDYILPKPFDPRLIIEVSSAVAKAAMESGVATRPIVDFRAYRDQLGQYVIRSGLFMKPVITKAKTAPKRVVYAEGEDPRVIRCAQVVVDDGIAQPVLIGRREVIERTIAEMGLRLKVGQDVEVIEIIRDLRYHNYAEIYRQIMGRRGVSPAHAANVVRTQPIVFGALMVRRGEADAMVCGIAGRYGDHFGHIMDIIGLRKGVKVAAAMNALISQRGVHFIADTYVNVDPTAEQVAEIARLAAEEVRRFGIEPKVALLSHSNFGSADTPSARKMRTAYALATAEMPDLEIDGEMHADAALSEPIRKGVLPDSRLKGEANLLVMPTLDAANIAFNMMKILGDAQNVGPMLLGVARPVHIVTPSVTTRGLVNMTAVAVVDAQLAAPVNGAPRPPVPAGED
- a CDS encoding glycosyltransferase family 9 protein — its product is MNPAGPQQVGLRALLYRDAHRLDEALRLHDRAVAAAPAAAEQRWNRGLTSLLAGRCREGWEDYESRWRTPGFPTKPRGFTQPLWSGGPIAGRTILLHEEQGRGDAIQFIRYAPLVAARGARVVVETGADLAALFGSVEGVSQVVVSGDPLPPFDLHCPLLSLPRAFGHGLPDIPARVPYLQADPQRTARWADRLADADPGGRPLRVGLVWAGNPGFAGDRERSPGLEVLRPLLAQPGCRFYGLQVGAGRLALLGEAMPASFTDLGAEIGDFADTAAVMAGLDLVISSCTAPAHLAGALGRPVWVMLSHTPDWRWLLDRSDSPWYPTARLFRQPAPGDWSPVVAAMRDALEAVVRGRL
- a CDS encoding cytidylyltransferase domain-containing protein — translated: MRDRRPRIVCISQARMTSTRLPGKILLEAAGKSLLAHHLERLRRCGTLDAVVLATTVNRTDDPVERAGRALGLPVFRGSEQDVLSRFAGAAAMAGADLVVRVTSDCPLIDPALVDELVGGFVAGPAADYRSIDTSRFPRGLDAEVFTRAALDEAAAQATDPAEREHVTPYIYRRPDRFRIAEPLRPAPAPDGPPQRWCVDEPADFELVRRLLEALVPEKPDFGWQDCCNVLNRHPDWIGINAAVRQKTLHRPGMPMAHKEKNNGS
- a CDS encoding glycosyltransferase, with amino-acid sequence MSEGVDAKVAELMTLLTDRQFDADKINRFARLCEAMRRDLDEPARLAIADRLRREAPTGDTVRLHSVLFQLTGDLYHYERILHYLLLGGDSVAPELLHYAYWCLTRQLFLGAASPEKAVSFVPCDLYRFYEAMVRSIARRWDLAPQRPARRDGPIRRVAVVTNQFTNDRHQPTRDCFDFASRMQDEFGLEVAIINCNTLPGRVEALFIPPMIAESVAEYEGVFALQMFGRRVKVASFTDPAFSQDKLTAIVQAVDGYDPDLIVSFGGSNVVADLFAEAGARPVVCIPTTSGITISLAQIVLGFDERDHTAAIPALYRGPFARRFRPFTFGYTLPPTAGQVAVAGLAGAPFVFAVVGTRLDLEAGPEFLGLLDDILDRCPGALAAFAGEVKEMPERLKAMRHGGRVVTLGHVNDIRGLYRGCQAFLNPARQGGGGGAAYALAEGVPVVTFAWGDAASVAGPAFCVPDRDAYVTRAATLFADPQVCAAASDEARARFAEIGDRQRCVERLLAYGEEARGLLYGGGN
- a CDS encoding tetratricopeptide repeat protein, whose product is MATVQEALSLALDHHLGGRTVEAERIYAAILDAVPDHPDTLHLFGLLRAQTGRLDEAVALLDRAVAARPDHPESRVNLGKAHRAAGRPAEAAAAYREALRLCPDAPEVAFVLAGLERDLGRRSAAIAAFLHTALLQPDLAEAWLQAGALLRQTGRGEDAVRCLRHAVRLRPDHAPAWHQLGVALQRAGDEESIAVLRQAAALDPLDPQVRLNAARALCDGGRWAEAARQLAAALALDPAAVDVLELLGVVRWRQRGAADPLPCYRRALRLDPEHPNRWTALAIAAAERGQRAVAGLPSNGPCR
- a CDS encoding DUF2798 domain-containing protein encodes the protein MPYDHPDTRPVRRKLPARYAAIVMPLVLSVLMTCIVSAISTLRGVGMVDGVHVMWLQAWGLSWLVAFPTLLLVLPLVRRIVGMVVETP
- the pseI gene encoding pseudaminic acid synthase, which translates into the protein MSQPAALEIAGRPIGPGHPPYLIAELSGNHNGDLSRALALVEAAKEAGADAVKLQTYTADTITIDHDGPGFRLEGGLWAGRTLHDLYREAHTPWDWHAPLFARARELGLAIFSSPFDETAVALLEELDAPAFKIASFELIDLPLIRRAARSGRPLILSTGLATLGEIAEGVEAAGDVPLALLHCVSGYPTPPEECNLRTIPHLAEAFGVTTGLSDHTHGVAVPVAAVAQGATIIEKHFTLSRADGGVDSAFSLEPAEFKAMAEAARTAWAALGRVHYGVEPSEAGGRSYRRSLYVTADIAAGEPLTVGNVRSIRPGFGLEPKHLPAVLGRRAARPLRRGEPLRWDMLAPEETGR
- the pseG gene encoding UDP-2,4-diacetamido-2,4,6-trideoxy-beta-L-altropyranose hydrolase, whose amino-acid sequence is MTTVLVRADASAAIGTGHVMRCLAVAEVLRGQGCRIQFAMAESTPAIDARLAAAGIGRIMVPGPIGDAGDLAATRAALRRDGAAAVMIDGYGFGDDYRAGLKASGARVLAWDDLADGPPLHADLVVNPAPQAERLPYDRLAPGAGLLLGPAHVPFRREIRLAAARPRPPMAERRTLLLTFGGSDPLGLTGPVLEGLAAERPEGCRILAVVGGSNPRVADLLGLAERLEAPVTVEVDSTRMGAVMAGSGLAVSAGGGTQGELALMAVPTLLVVIADNQAPASAGSAALGWCEAVDGRGPDAVPLIVAAAMRLWRDPDRRRAMAEKAMALPLDGEGAVRIAQALLSGLR